In Apis cerana isolate GH-2021 linkage group LG5, AcerK_1.0, whole genome shotgun sequence, a single genomic region encodes these proteins:
- the LOC107998949 gene encoding kinesin-like protein Klp10A isoform X1 translates to MTMDLRMYNIETGYSINIKRTDGRVHSAVVSGINWEQRTVTVEWFERGETKGKEVEIDAIIALNPDLTNQKTIESPAQMNNHTLISSRARDSSDEEDEGVDESENQEEGPLGRHSGHTARNGLASATLPHSIKPSIPVKAGFNRQSSRQTGRPTNIMPPGSTVNGHGDSVAGLTGRREAESVPTPTTATAASFNVTLSALAKQKQQQQQQQQQQQQQQQQAAQQVENGRGRRTNVVKEVERLKKNREERRQRQAELKEEKEALMNLDPGNPNWEFLAMIREYQNSIEFRPLRESDVVEDHQITVCVRKRPLNKKEIARKEVDVISVPSKDQMVVHEPKAKVDLTKYLENQIFRFDYAFDETCNNEIVYKYTAKPLVQTIFEGGMATCFAYGQTGSGKTHTMGGDFNGKTQDCKKGIYAMVANDVFKCLKLSKYRSLNLIISASFFEIYSGKVFDLLADKEKLRVLEDGKQQVQIVGLTEKVVESCDEVLKLIQHGNSARTSGQTSANSNSSRSHAVFQIIARTPATHKVHGKFSLIDLAGNERGADTSSANRQTRMEGAEINKSLLALKECIRALGRKGTHLPFRASKLTQVLRDSFIGEKSKTCMIAMISPGMSSCEHSLNTLRYADRVKELAATDPTEVKISSTDDERELKIEAQSNNVLSDSDLAQLRSLNESEISQDLYTFHEAVSALQMLEEEVLDTHKMVMDQTTRFLNDAHSVFSVTHEVDYDQEDSRGKDKAKASRRLESNLEAERTTTTTTKTTTTTTATTTTTTITASTSTTTSTTTTMTTSSSTVAVSISDDIVSYNDRWSNVNRNIDKKIKNSLKSPWRDEMECESDVNSCDRCDESSNVFESTRVEEIAADRTIRPKCLSRIENIWATNDLSGNVGERASPSRRMDNRTPRFKRVANSGKKYHWSGTFNDRAKRYSSVDNEKLSTYAKTRRFSSNDREIIATDSNYDHNLDGFDDEKTVKKTKLFRCDKFNFTDKERSNESARHLFDRRSSLDFFEERFNIPREEEGYHGHRSHRRNGTIEQRGNEKNEEIFDSASSSGSSDRVDNYDPDQSTIIDRYKLTLSTVYVRKHRWISIDDQSKIIVCNFVSLFKDIILFTFLPSLYIAIFIYANRTEER, encoded by the exons ATGACCATGGACCTCCGCATGTACAACATCGAGACCGGCTAcagtataaatatcaaaaggaCGGACG GTCGTGTTCATTCAGCAGTGGTTTCGGGTATTAATTGGGAACAACGCACCGTTACCGTAGAATGGTTCGAGAGAGGAGAgacgaaaggaaaagag GTCGAGATAGATGCGATCATCGCGTTGAATCCCGACCTGACCAATCAGAAAACCATAGAATCACCCGCTCAGATGAACAATCACACGTTGATATCTTCGAGAGCACGG GATTCTTCGGACGAGGAAGACGAGGGGGTGGACGAGTCGGAAAACCAAGAGGAGGGCCCCCTTGGACGGCACAGCGGTCACACCGCAAGAAACGGCCTTGCATCCGCCACACTTCCT cATTCGATCAAGCCATCGATTCCAGTGAAAG CGGGTTTCAACAGACAATCGTCGCGACAAACGGGTCGGCCAACCAACATAATGCCGCCGGGCAGCACCGTGAACGGCCACGGTGACTCTGTGGCTGGATTGACAGGTAGAAGGGAGGCGGAGAGCGTGCCAACACCTACCACGGCCACGGCCGCTTCCTTCAACGTCACCCTCTCGGCCCTGGCCAAACAgaagcagcagcagcaacagcagcagcagcagcagcagcagcagcaacagcaggcGGCACAACAGGTGGAGAACGGTCGTGGGAGGCGAACGAACGTGGTGAAAGAGGTGGAGAGGTTGAAGAAGAACCGGGAGGAAAGAAGGCAGAGGCAAGCCGAGTtaaaggaagagaaggaggcTCTGATGAATTTAGATCCTGGTAATCCAAATTGGGAGTTTCTCGCTATGATAAG GGAGTATCAGAACAGCATCGAGTTCAGGCCGCTCCGGGAGTCGGACGTGGTGGAGGATCACCAAATCACCGTGTGCGTGAGAAAGCGCCCCCTGAACAAGAAGGAGATAGCGCGGAAAGAGGTGGACGTGATCAGCGTGCCCAGCAAAGATCAAATGGTGGTACACGAGCCGAAGGCCAAAGTCGATCTCACCAAATATTTGGAGAATCAAATTTTCCGTTTCGACTACGCGTTCGACGAGACGTGCAACAACGAGATCGTGTACAAGTACACGGCGAAACCTCTGGTCCAGACGATCTTCGAGGGTGGGATGGCCACCTGTTTCGCATACGGTCAAACGGGAAGCGGGAAAACCCACACGATGGGCGGCGATTTTAACGGGAAAACTCAGGATTGCAAGAAAGGTATATACGCGATGGTTGCCAACGACGTGTTTAAGTGTCTCAAATTGTCCAAATATCGCTCCCTGAACCTCATCATTTCCGCgagtttcttcgaaatttattcgGGGAAAGTGTTCGATTTGCTGGCGGACAAGGAAAAACTTCGCGTTTTGGAGGATGGGAAACAACAG GTACAGATCGTCGGATTGACGGAGAAGGTGGTGGAGTCGTGCGACGaagtattgaaattgataCAACACGGGAACAGCGCGAGGACCAGCGGCCAGACAAGCGCCAACTCCAATTCGTCTCGATCGCACGCCGTGTTTCAGATCATAGCCCGTACACCGGCCACCCATAAAGTTCACGGAAAATTCTCGTTGATCGATCTCGCCGGAAACGAGAGAGGAGCCGACACGTCTTCCGCCAACAGACAAACTC GAATGGAAGGCGCGGAGATCAACAAGTCACTGTTGGCCTTGAAAGAATGCATTCGAGCGTTGGGCCGCAAAGGAACGCATTTACCGTTCAGGGCTAGCAAGTTGACGCAAGTGTTAAGGGACAGCTTCATCGGTGAAAAATCCAAGACTTGCatg ATCGCCATGATCAGTCCGGGAATGAGTTCCTGCGAACATTCGTTGAACACTTTGAGATACGCGGATCGAGTGAAGGAATTGGCGGCCACCGATCCAACGGAGGTGAAAATTTCCTCGACGGACGACGAACGGGAGTTAAAAATCGAGGCACAGTCGAACAACGTGCTGTCGGACAGCGACTTGGCGCAATTGAGATCCCTGAAc GAGAGCGAAATATCCCAAGATCTTTACACGTTTCACGAGGCGGTGTCCGCGTTGCAAATGCTTGAGGAGGAAGTCTTGGATACGCACAAAATGGTTATGGATCAAACGACCAGATTTCTCAACGATGCACACAGTGTGTTCAGTGTGACTCACGAAGTAGACTATGACCAAGAAG ATTCACGCGGTAAAGATAAGGCAAAGGCAAGTCGTCGGTTAGAATCGAACTTAGAAGCCGAGAGGACAACAACGACAACGAcgaagacgacgacgacgacgacagcaacaacaacaacaacaacaataacagcATCAACATCAACAACTACGagtacgacgacgacgatgacaaCGAGTTCGAGCACGGTGGCTGTGTCGATAAGTGACGATATCGTTTCGTATAACGACCGATGGTCCAACGTGAATAGGAATatcgataagaaaataaagaattcgtTAAAATCTCCTTGGCGGGATGAAATGGAATGTGAAAGTGACGTAAATTCTTGCGATAGGTGTGACGAATCGTCGAACGTTTTCGAATCGACTCGCGTCGAGGAAATCGCGGCGGATCGTACCATTCGTCCAAAGTGTTTATCGCGCATCGAAAATATTTGGGCGACCAACGATTTGTCTGGAAACGTGGGCGAGAGAGCAAGCCCATCCCGTCGGATGGATAATCGTACGCCACGATTTAAACGAGTCGCAAACAGTGGGAAAAAGTATCATTGGTCCGGAACTTTCAACGATCGCGCGAAAAGATACTCATCCgtcgataatgaaaaattatccacCTATGCGAAAACTCGTCGTTTCTCTAGCAACGATCGTGAAATCATTGCTACGGATTCGAATTACGATCATAACTTGGATGGGTTCGATGACGAGAAGACCGTCAAGAAGACGAAATTGTTTCGCTGCGATAAGTTCAACTTTACCGACAAAGAAAGAAGCAACGAGAGCGCGAGACATTTGTTCGATCGTCGATCATCGTTagattttttcgaagaaagattTAACATACCGCGTGAAGAAGAGGGATATCATGGTCATCGTTCTCATCGACGAAACGGAACGATCGAACAACGAGGGAACGAGAAAAATGAAGAGATCTTCGACTCGGCGAGCTCCTCCGGATCCTCCGACCGCGTCGATAACTACGATCCCGATCAATCCAccattatcgatcgatataaaCTCACCCTCTCCACCGTATACGTTCGTAAACATCGTTGGATATCGATCGACGATCAATCCAAAATCATAGTTTGCAATTTTGTGTCacttttcaaagatattattctttttacttttttacccAGCCTGTAcatagcaatttttatttacgcgAACAGAACGGAGGAGCGATAA
- the LOC107998949 gene encoding kinesin-like protein Klp10A isoform X7: protein MTMDLRMYNIETGYSINIKRTDGRVHSAVVSGINWEQRTVTVEWFERGETKGKEVEIDAIIALNPDLTNQKTIESPAQMNNHTLISSRARHSIKPSIPVKAGFNRQSSRQTGRPTNIMPPGSTVNGHGDSVAGLTGRREAESVPTPTTATAASFNVTLSALAKQKQQQQQQQQQQQQQQQQAAQQVENGRGRRTNVVKEVERLKKNREERRQRQAELKEEKEALMNLDPGNPNWEFLAMIREYQNSIEFRPLRESDVVEDHQITVCVRKRPLNKKEIARKEVDVISVPSKDQMVVHEPKAKVDLTKYLENQIFRFDYAFDETCNNEIVYKYTAKPLVQTIFEGGMATCFAYGQTGSGKTHTMGGDFNGKTQDCKKGIYAMVANDVFKCLKLSKYRSLNLIISASFFEIYSGKVFDLLADKEKLRVLEDGKQQVQIVGLTEKVVESCDEVLKLIQHGNSARTSGQTSANSNSSRSHAVFQIIARTPATHKVHGKFSLIDLAGNERGADTSSANRQTRMEGAEINKSLLALKECIRALGRKGTHLPFRASKLTQVLRDSFIGEKSKTCMIAMISPGMSSCEHSLNTLRYADRVKELAATDPTEVKISSTDDERELKIEAQSNNVLSDSDLAQLRSLNESEISQDLYTFHEAVSALQMLEEEVLDTHKMVMDQTTRFLNDAHSVFSVTHEVDYDQEDLRRKRTKFESPNLRKFLLHRRLIERLQFSDEYAQKWEQLLVQQRDIFNAAIDQVSQFRGQLLQEEQISRKMTNS, encoded by the exons ATGACCATGGACCTCCGCATGTACAACATCGAGACCGGCTAcagtataaatatcaaaaggaCGGACG GTCGTGTTCATTCAGCAGTGGTTTCGGGTATTAATTGGGAACAACGCACCGTTACCGTAGAATGGTTCGAGAGAGGAGAgacgaaaggaaaagag GTCGAGATAGATGCGATCATCGCGTTGAATCCCGACCTGACCAATCAGAAAACCATAGAATCACCCGCTCAGATGAACAATCACACGTTGATATCTTCGAGAGCACGG cATTCGATCAAGCCATCGATTCCAGTGAAAG CGGGTTTCAACAGACAATCGTCGCGACAAACGGGTCGGCCAACCAACATAATGCCGCCGGGCAGCACCGTGAACGGCCACGGTGACTCTGTGGCTGGATTGACAGGTAGAAGGGAGGCGGAGAGCGTGCCAACACCTACCACGGCCACGGCCGCTTCCTTCAACGTCACCCTCTCGGCCCTGGCCAAACAgaagcagcagcagcaacagcagcagcagcagcagcagcagcagcaacagcaggcGGCACAACAGGTGGAGAACGGTCGTGGGAGGCGAACGAACGTGGTGAAAGAGGTGGAGAGGTTGAAGAAGAACCGGGAGGAAAGAAGGCAGAGGCAAGCCGAGTtaaaggaagagaaggaggcTCTGATGAATTTAGATCCTGGTAATCCAAATTGGGAGTTTCTCGCTATGATAAG GGAGTATCAGAACAGCATCGAGTTCAGGCCGCTCCGGGAGTCGGACGTGGTGGAGGATCACCAAATCACCGTGTGCGTGAGAAAGCGCCCCCTGAACAAGAAGGAGATAGCGCGGAAAGAGGTGGACGTGATCAGCGTGCCCAGCAAAGATCAAATGGTGGTACACGAGCCGAAGGCCAAAGTCGATCTCACCAAATATTTGGAGAATCAAATTTTCCGTTTCGACTACGCGTTCGACGAGACGTGCAACAACGAGATCGTGTACAAGTACACGGCGAAACCTCTGGTCCAGACGATCTTCGAGGGTGGGATGGCCACCTGTTTCGCATACGGTCAAACGGGAAGCGGGAAAACCCACACGATGGGCGGCGATTTTAACGGGAAAACTCAGGATTGCAAGAAAGGTATATACGCGATGGTTGCCAACGACGTGTTTAAGTGTCTCAAATTGTCCAAATATCGCTCCCTGAACCTCATCATTTCCGCgagtttcttcgaaatttattcgGGGAAAGTGTTCGATTTGCTGGCGGACAAGGAAAAACTTCGCGTTTTGGAGGATGGGAAACAACAG GTACAGATCGTCGGATTGACGGAGAAGGTGGTGGAGTCGTGCGACGaagtattgaaattgataCAACACGGGAACAGCGCGAGGACCAGCGGCCAGACAAGCGCCAACTCCAATTCGTCTCGATCGCACGCCGTGTTTCAGATCATAGCCCGTACACCGGCCACCCATAAAGTTCACGGAAAATTCTCGTTGATCGATCTCGCCGGAAACGAGAGAGGAGCCGACACGTCTTCCGCCAACAGACAAACTC GAATGGAAGGCGCGGAGATCAACAAGTCACTGTTGGCCTTGAAAGAATGCATTCGAGCGTTGGGCCGCAAAGGAACGCATTTACCGTTCAGGGCTAGCAAGTTGACGCAAGTGTTAAGGGACAGCTTCATCGGTGAAAAATCCAAGACTTGCatg ATCGCCATGATCAGTCCGGGAATGAGTTCCTGCGAACATTCGTTGAACACTTTGAGATACGCGGATCGAGTGAAGGAATTGGCGGCCACCGATCCAACGGAGGTGAAAATTTCCTCGACGGACGACGAACGGGAGTTAAAAATCGAGGCACAGTCGAACAACGTGCTGTCGGACAGCGACTTGGCGCAATTGAGATCCCTGAAc GAGAGCGAAATATCCCAAGATCTTTACACGTTTCACGAGGCGGTGTCCGCGTTGCAAATGCTTGAGGAGGAAGTCTTGGATACGCACAAAATGGTTATGGATCAAACGACCAGATTTCTCAACGATGCACACAGTGTGTTCAGTGTGACTCACGAAGTAGACTATGACCAAGAAG ATTTGAGACGGAAAAGAACAAAGTTTGAGTCGCCCAACCTGAGGAAGTTCTTGTTGCATAGACGTCTGATAGAGAGATTACAATTTTCCGATG AGTATGCCCAAAAGTGGGAACAGCTATTGGTGCAGCAGCGCGATATCTTTAACGCCGCAATTGATCAAGTCAGTCAGTTTCGCGGACAATTGTTGCAAGAGGAACAGATCAGCCGGAAGATGACGAACTCGTAA
- the LOC107998949 gene encoding kinesin-like protein Klp10A isoform X3: MTMDLRMYNIETGYSINIKRTDGRVHSAVVSGINWEQRTVTVEWFERGETKGKEVEIDAIIALNPDLTNQKTIESPAQMNNHTLISSRARHSIKPSIPVKAGFNRQSSRQTGRPTNIMPPGSTVNGHGDSVAGLTGRREAESVPTPTTATAASFNVTLSALAKQKQQQQQQQQQQQQQQQQAAQQVENGRGRRTNVVKEVERLKKNREERRQRQAELKEEKEALMNLDPGNPNWEFLAMIREYQNSIEFRPLRESDVVEDHQITVCVRKRPLNKKEIARKEVDVISVPSKDQMVVHEPKAKVDLTKYLENQIFRFDYAFDETCNNEIVYKYTAKPLVQTIFEGGMATCFAYGQTGSGKTHTMGGDFNGKTQDCKKGIYAMVANDVFKCLKLSKYRSLNLIISASFFEIYSGKVFDLLADKEKLRVLEDGKQQVQIVGLTEKVVESCDEVLKLIQHGNSARTSGQTSANSNSSRSHAVFQIIARTPATHKVHGKFSLIDLAGNERGADTSSANRQTRMEGAEINKSLLALKECIRALGRKGTHLPFRASKLTQVLRDSFIGEKSKTCMIAMISPGMSSCEHSLNTLRYADRVKELAATDPTEVKISSTDDERELKIEAQSNNVLSDSDLAQLRSLNESEISQDLYTFHEAVSALQMLEEEVLDTHKMVMDQTTRFLNDAHSVFSVTHEVDYDQEDSRGKDKAKASRRLESNLEAERTTTTTTKTTTTTTATTTTTTITASTSTTTSTTTTMTTSSSTVAVSISDDIVSYNDRWSNVNRNIDKKIKNSLKSPWRDEMECESDVNSCDRCDESSNVFESTRVEEIAADRTIRPKCLSRIENIWATNDLSGNVGERASPSRRMDNRTPRFKRVANSGKKYHWSGTFNDRAKRYSSVDNEKLSTYAKTRRFSSNDREIIATDSNYDHNLDGFDDEKTVKKTKLFRCDKFNFTDKERSNESARHLFDRRSSLDFFEERFNIPREEEGYHGHRSHRRNGTIEQRGNEKNEEIFDSASSSGSSDRVDNYDPDQSTIIDRYKLTLSTVYVRKHRWISIDDQSKIIVCNFVSLFKDIILFTFLPSLYIAIFIYANRTEER, from the exons ATGACCATGGACCTCCGCATGTACAACATCGAGACCGGCTAcagtataaatatcaaaaggaCGGACG GTCGTGTTCATTCAGCAGTGGTTTCGGGTATTAATTGGGAACAACGCACCGTTACCGTAGAATGGTTCGAGAGAGGAGAgacgaaaggaaaagag GTCGAGATAGATGCGATCATCGCGTTGAATCCCGACCTGACCAATCAGAAAACCATAGAATCACCCGCTCAGATGAACAATCACACGTTGATATCTTCGAGAGCACGG cATTCGATCAAGCCATCGATTCCAGTGAAAG CGGGTTTCAACAGACAATCGTCGCGACAAACGGGTCGGCCAACCAACATAATGCCGCCGGGCAGCACCGTGAACGGCCACGGTGACTCTGTGGCTGGATTGACAGGTAGAAGGGAGGCGGAGAGCGTGCCAACACCTACCACGGCCACGGCCGCTTCCTTCAACGTCACCCTCTCGGCCCTGGCCAAACAgaagcagcagcagcaacagcagcagcagcagcagcagcagcagcaacagcaggcGGCACAACAGGTGGAGAACGGTCGTGGGAGGCGAACGAACGTGGTGAAAGAGGTGGAGAGGTTGAAGAAGAACCGGGAGGAAAGAAGGCAGAGGCAAGCCGAGTtaaaggaagagaaggaggcTCTGATGAATTTAGATCCTGGTAATCCAAATTGGGAGTTTCTCGCTATGATAAG GGAGTATCAGAACAGCATCGAGTTCAGGCCGCTCCGGGAGTCGGACGTGGTGGAGGATCACCAAATCACCGTGTGCGTGAGAAAGCGCCCCCTGAACAAGAAGGAGATAGCGCGGAAAGAGGTGGACGTGATCAGCGTGCCCAGCAAAGATCAAATGGTGGTACACGAGCCGAAGGCCAAAGTCGATCTCACCAAATATTTGGAGAATCAAATTTTCCGTTTCGACTACGCGTTCGACGAGACGTGCAACAACGAGATCGTGTACAAGTACACGGCGAAACCTCTGGTCCAGACGATCTTCGAGGGTGGGATGGCCACCTGTTTCGCATACGGTCAAACGGGAAGCGGGAAAACCCACACGATGGGCGGCGATTTTAACGGGAAAACTCAGGATTGCAAGAAAGGTATATACGCGATGGTTGCCAACGACGTGTTTAAGTGTCTCAAATTGTCCAAATATCGCTCCCTGAACCTCATCATTTCCGCgagtttcttcgaaatttattcgGGGAAAGTGTTCGATTTGCTGGCGGACAAGGAAAAACTTCGCGTTTTGGAGGATGGGAAACAACAG GTACAGATCGTCGGATTGACGGAGAAGGTGGTGGAGTCGTGCGACGaagtattgaaattgataCAACACGGGAACAGCGCGAGGACCAGCGGCCAGACAAGCGCCAACTCCAATTCGTCTCGATCGCACGCCGTGTTTCAGATCATAGCCCGTACACCGGCCACCCATAAAGTTCACGGAAAATTCTCGTTGATCGATCTCGCCGGAAACGAGAGAGGAGCCGACACGTCTTCCGCCAACAGACAAACTC GAATGGAAGGCGCGGAGATCAACAAGTCACTGTTGGCCTTGAAAGAATGCATTCGAGCGTTGGGCCGCAAAGGAACGCATTTACCGTTCAGGGCTAGCAAGTTGACGCAAGTGTTAAGGGACAGCTTCATCGGTGAAAAATCCAAGACTTGCatg ATCGCCATGATCAGTCCGGGAATGAGTTCCTGCGAACATTCGTTGAACACTTTGAGATACGCGGATCGAGTGAAGGAATTGGCGGCCACCGATCCAACGGAGGTGAAAATTTCCTCGACGGACGACGAACGGGAGTTAAAAATCGAGGCACAGTCGAACAACGTGCTGTCGGACAGCGACTTGGCGCAATTGAGATCCCTGAAc GAGAGCGAAATATCCCAAGATCTTTACACGTTTCACGAGGCGGTGTCCGCGTTGCAAATGCTTGAGGAGGAAGTCTTGGATACGCACAAAATGGTTATGGATCAAACGACCAGATTTCTCAACGATGCACACAGTGTGTTCAGTGTGACTCACGAAGTAGACTATGACCAAGAAG ATTCACGCGGTAAAGATAAGGCAAAGGCAAGTCGTCGGTTAGAATCGAACTTAGAAGCCGAGAGGACAACAACGACAACGAcgaagacgacgacgacgacgacagcaacaacaacaacaacaacaataacagcATCAACATCAACAACTACGagtacgacgacgacgatgacaaCGAGTTCGAGCACGGTGGCTGTGTCGATAAGTGACGATATCGTTTCGTATAACGACCGATGGTCCAACGTGAATAGGAATatcgataagaaaataaagaattcgtTAAAATCTCCTTGGCGGGATGAAATGGAATGTGAAAGTGACGTAAATTCTTGCGATAGGTGTGACGAATCGTCGAACGTTTTCGAATCGACTCGCGTCGAGGAAATCGCGGCGGATCGTACCATTCGTCCAAAGTGTTTATCGCGCATCGAAAATATTTGGGCGACCAACGATTTGTCTGGAAACGTGGGCGAGAGAGCAAGCCCATCCCGTCGGATGGATAATCGTACGCCACGATTTAAACGAGTCGCAAACAGTGGGAAAAAGTATCATTGGTCCGGAACTTTCAACGATCGCGCGAAAAGATACTCATCCgtcgataatgaaaaattatccacCTATGCGAAAACTCGTCGTTTCTCTAGCAACGATCGTGAAATCATTGCTACGGATTCGAATTACGATCATAACTTGGATGGGTTCGATGACGAGAAGACCGTCAAGAAGACGAAATTGTTTCGCTGCGATAAGTTCAACTTTACCGACAAAGAAAGAAGCAACGAGAGCGCGAGACATTTGTTCGATCGTCGATCATCGTTagattttttcgaagaaagattTAACATACCGCGTGAAGAAGAGGGATATCATGGTCATCGTTCTCATCGACGAAACGGAACGATCGAACAACGAGGGAACGAGAAAAATGAAGAGATCTTCGACTCGGCGAGCTCCTCCGGATCCTCCGACCGCGTCGATAACTACGATCCCGATCAATCCAccattatcgatcgatataaaCTCACCCTCTCCACCGTATACGTTCGTAAACATCGTTGGATATCGATCGACGATCAATCCAAAATCATAGTTTGCAATTTTGTGTCacttttcaaagatattattctttttacttttttacccAGCCTGTAcatagcaatttttatttacgcgAACAGAACGGAGGAGCGATAA